In the Streptomyces coeruleoprunus genome, CCACCAGGGCCAGGCACACCACCTGGAGCACCGGCGGCAGGGCCAGGAGCAGGGCCTCCGCGCCGCCCGGACCGGCCCACCGCGCGACCGCCTCCGCCCCCGGGCCGCTCACCGGGGCCGGACGCACGCCCAGCAGCGCCGGCGCCCCGTGCAGCGCGGCCACCGTGCCCAGGGCGGCGAGCGCGGCGAGCGGCGGGCGGGCGGGCCGCAGCGTGACGGCCGCGCTGAACACGACGACCAGCAGCACGCCCGCCGCGACGGACGCAGGCGGCAGCGCGGCCAGCAGCTCCGGGCCGGTCAGCCGGTCGTGGGCGGCGGCCCCGGGCGTGCGCACGAGCCGGACGAGCGGAATCCAGAACAGCCCCACGGCCAGCCCCAGCAGCAGCCACAGCCACGCCGTCGCCCGCCCCTCGGCCTCCCGCGCGCCCGCGTCCTGCGCCTCCGGCGCGTACACGGGGAAGCCGAACGCGGGTGTCGCCGTGTCCTGCCCGCCCGGCAGGTACGCCGTCGCCGCCTCCCGCGCCCACCGCGTGCCGTACCCCGTGTCCCCGCCGCCCTTGCCGGTGCCCGTCCGGCGCGGCTCGCGCCCGGCCAGCGCCCCGCGCAGGCCCGGCACGGACACCAGGGCCATCACCGTCATGGACAGCAGCATCGCCAGGCCCGCGCCCGAGATCCCCGCCGGACCCGTCAGGACCGCCGCGCTGCCCAGCACCAGCACGCACATCGCGCCCTGCACGGCCGCGAGCATCCCGGTGCGCCCCTGGACGCGCAGCACACCGATGTACAGCTCCACCGCGACCCGGGGCAGCGCGGCCGCCGCCAGCAGCCGCAGCACCGTCGCCCCGTGCGCGGCGTAGTCCGCGCCGAACGGGGCGAGGATGTACGGCGCGAAGAGCACCAGCACCAGCACGACCGGGACCAGCAGCAGCGCCATCCGCCGCAGCGCTCCCCGCACGCCCTCGGCCAGGCTCTCGGGGCTGTGCGAGGCGTGCGCGGTGAGCGAGGAGGCCATGTTGATGGCCATGAACTCCATGGTCCCGCCGACCGTGTACGCCGTGTAGAAGAACGCGTTGTGGGCGGCGTCGAAGCGCACGGCCACCATCACCGGCAGCAGGTTGATCATCGCCAGGCTGAACAGCGCGCCCACCGAGTCCCCGGCCAGGAACCGGCCCATCTCGCGCAGGCTCGGCGGCTCACGGTCCCGGTCGGCGGCCGCCTGCCGGGGGATCAGCCGGCGGAAGACCAGCCAGCCGAGCGGCAGCACCGACAGCGCGATGGCGGCGGCCCACGACACGAAGATGCCCAGCACCGGCAGCGCCCCGGCGCACACGACGAGCAGCAGCAGCTTGCCCACCGAGAACACCGCGTTGCCGACCGGCACCCACACCGCCTTGCGCAGCCCCGTCAGCACCCCGTCCTGGAGCGTGAGCAGCGCCCACGCCACGCACGCCGCGGTGAAGAACAGTCCGGCGGGCAGCCCCCGCAGCGGCGCGTACGACGGGCCCCACAGGTCCAGCGTCACCAGGAACGCGGCGCTGGCCAGGCACACCACGAGCGAGCTGACCCCGTACGCCCGCCACACCAGCGGCCCGGTCGCCCGCCCGGCGCGCGGCACGTACCGCACGACGGCACCGATCATCGTGGTGGCCGTGACCGAGGCGAGCAGCCGCATCGCGGCGATGGCGGCGGAGCCCTGCCCGACGGCCTCCTCGGTGTAGTAGCGCGCGGCGACCAGCCAGAAGCCCAGGCCCAGCGCCGCCGAGACCCCGGTGGAGAGCATCAGCGCGTAGGCGTTGCGGAACATCGAGTCGCCGCTGGAGGGCTCGGGACCGGTCGCGGCGGCGGGGTCCGGCCCGGTGCGGGGCCGCTGCTCCCGCAGCCGGGTCGTGTCAGGCACCGCGCTCGCCCGGAGGCGCCGGCGGCGGGGGAGCGGGCCGGGCGCCGGAGGCGTGGAGCACCCGCAGGACCGTGTCGGCCCGCAGCGGGTCGGCGGGCAGCGCGTGCCGGGCGAACCAGCGGGCCCGCTCCGGGTGCGGCGAGCAGGTGGTGAACGGCTCGCCCGCGTAGTCGTCGAGGGGCGGGTCGTACAGGTAGCCGGTGGTGACGCGGTGGCGGGCCAGGGCGGCGATGGCGGCGTCCCGGTCGGCGACCAGCAGCGGTACGCGGAACAGCGGCCGGGCCGGGGCGTGCGGGTCGCCCCACGGGGACGCCTGGAGGGCCTCGGTGCCGGCGCGGTGCGCGGCGAGGGTCGCGTCGAGGCGGCCGAGGAGGTGGCGGGTGCGGCGCAGGCGGGCGGGGCCCGGGGCGAGCCGGTAGTCGTGCAGGTCGACGCGGACCCAGGAGTGGAACGGGTCGAGGCCGGGCGCCGACGCCGCCGCCTGCTTGAGGTCGCCGGGCCGCAGCGGCATCCGGATCTCCTCGCGCTCCTCCCGCCCGAGCAGCCGCAGCGTGGCCCGGGCCGCCCGGACCAGCCGCAGCCCCCGCACGGCCGCCTCGGCGTACGGGCGTACGGCGTAGGCGAGTTCGGCGGTACGGCGGGACGGCAGCAGCAGGGCGTCGCGGGCGCCCGCCAGCTCCTGGCGCAGGCCCGGGTCCCGCAGCGCGAGGAAGCCGCCCGTCTTGGCGCCGGTGTGCTTGGAGAGGCTGAAGACCGACGCCTCGCCGAAGGTGCCCACGGGCCTCCCGGCGACGTCGCTGCCGATGGCGTGCGCCGCGTCCTCCAGCAGCGGAATCCCCAACTCGCGGCATTTGGCGGCCAGTTCGGGAGCCGGGTCGGGGTTCCCGTAGAGGTTGGTGGTGAGGACGGCGGACAGGCCGCGCCACTGGTCCTCCGGTACGGCCGCCGGGTCGATGGAGGCGTCGCGCGCGTTCAACGGCGCCTGCACGGGCCGCAGTCCGGCCGCGAGCACCACGAAGAAGATGACGTCGTCGTTGACGGGCGACATGAGGACCCGCCCGCCGGGCGGACACCAGTGGCGCAGCGCGAGG is a window encoding:
- a CDS encoding lipopolysaccharide biosynthesis protein, with the translated sequence MPDTTRLREQRPRTGPDPAAATGPEPSSGDSMFRNAYALMLSTGVSAALGLGFWLVAARYYTEEAVGQGSAAIAAMRLLASVTATTMIGAVVRYVPRAGRATGPLVWRAYGVSSLVVCLASAAFLVTLDLWGPSYAPLRGLPAGLFFTAACVAWALLTLQDGVLTGLRKAVWVPVGNAVFSVGKLLLLVVCAGALPVLGIFVSWAAAIALSVLPLGWLVFRRLIPRQAAADRDREPPSLREMGRFLAGDSVGALFSLAMINLLPVMVAVRFDAAHNAFFYTAYTVGGTMEFMAINMASSLTAHASHSPESLAEGVRGALRRMALLLVPVVLVLVLFAPYILAPFGADYAAHGATVLRLLAAAALPRVAVELYIGVLRVQGRTGMLAAVQGAMCVLVLGSAAVLTGPAGISGAGLAMLLSMTVMALVSVPGLRGALAGREPRRTGTGKGGGDTGYGTRWAREAATAYLPGGQDTATPAFGFPVYAPEAQDAGAREAEGRATAWLWLLLGLAVGLFWIPLVRLVRTPGAAAHDRLTGPELLAALPPASVAAGVLLVVVFSAAVTLRPARPPLAALAALGTVAALHGAPALLGVRPAPVSGPGAEAVARWAGPGGAEALLLALPPVLQVVCLALVAGALWAWAVDVRVAAGAVWVAAVAGWAAQGAFAAAAVPVFLGVCAAAAAAVAVARLRGQRSGTGWRK
- a CDS encoding DegT/DnrJ/EryC1/StrS family aminotransferase, with protein sequence MRDRLGRECLYVPSCRLGLYLALRHWCPPGGRVLMSPVNDDVIFFVVLAAGLRPVQAPLNARDASIDPAAVPEDQWRGLSAVLTTNLYGNPDPAPELAAKCRELGIPLLEDAAHAIGSDVAGRPVGTFGEASVFSLSKHTGAKTGGFLALRDPGLRQELAGARDALLLPSRRTAELAYAVRPYAEAAVRGLRLVRAARATLRLLGREEREEIRMPLRPGDLKQAAASAPGLDPFHSWVRVDLHDYRLAPGPARLRRTRHLLGRLDATLAAHRAGTEALQASPWGDPHAPARPLFRVPLLVADRDAAIAALARHRVTTGYLYDPPLDDYAGEPFTTCSPHPERARWFARHALPADPLRADTVLRVLHASGARPAPPPPAPPGERGA